A region from the uncultured Stenotrophomonas sp. genome encodes:
- the lrp gene encoding Leucine-responsive regulatory protein produces MESIALDRTDLRLLAEIQQHGRATNAELAARVSLSPSACLRRVQRLEAEGVIAGYGARLEPRRIGLGLQAFVRVQLSKHGQAAIDHFVEAVQLWDEVVACHALTGDMDYLLHVYVRDLDHFSAFLLDKLLNAAGVADVNSSFVLRTVKEFRALPLAQLGRG; encoded by the coding sequence ATGGAATCCATCGCGCTTGATCGCACGGATCTGCGCCTGCTGGCGGAAATCCAGCAACACGGCCGCGCCACCAATGCCGAACTGGCTGCGCGGGTGAGCCTGTCGCCTTCGGCCTGCCTGCGCCGGGTGCAGCGGCTGGAAGCCGAGGGCGTGATTGCCGGCTACGGCGCGCGGCTGGAGCCGCGCCGGATAGGCCTGGGCCTGCAGGCGTTCGTGCGGGTGCAGCTGTCCAAGCACGGGCAGGCGGCCATCGACCATTTCGTCGAGGCGGTACAGCTGTGGGACGAGGTGGTGGCCTGCCACGCGCTCACCGGCGACATGGACTACCTGTTGCACGTCTACGTACGCGACCTCGACCATTTTTCCGCGTTCCTGCTCGACAAGCTGCTCAACGCCGCTGGTGTGGCCGACGTCAATTCCAGCTTCGTGCTGCGCACGGTCAAGGAGTTCCGCGCGCTGCCGCTGGCGCAGCTCGGACGCGGCTAA